A single window of Culex pipiens pallens isolate TS unplaced genomic scaffold, TS_CPP_V2 Cpp_Un0151, whole genome shotgun sequence DNA harbors:
- the LOC128092308 gene encoding uncharacterized protein LOC128092308 yields TLQNINEPGGGTRSLYGHRPAEKKARLSRSLTLPIFNFPGANAFVGRLPQQPPQLEAFKTSSNNFLYEAKMIASSTTPVSGNSPKILLTTDDNSFDYRRKSSGGSTLFTPSGGAPSVAPAEPHIYDFDEKRSSGDGSVVISVTSPTAYQIPTSKSFGLTSLNLVNLQNSAYISNQNNNFSTGNSSLVGSGNVVSSSFSGNSSIKRGSDAQLISNSTNNAIYRLARIINQTTKAPAPTPTTPGAGMTSLHHQINDDSARRLSWERRDKGCKPIPRSSSIDSMVDAVWNEFPTSAPGSARNSVSNQSSQSQSTSNVPSNLNIFLSSNRRESMLSPSSNRRSKHQRGISGE; encoded by the exons AACCCTCCAGAACATCAACGAGCCCGGTGGTGGTACCCGTTCCTTGTACGGTCATCGTCCGGCGGAGAAGAAAGCCCGCCTGTCCCGTTCGCTGACGCTTCCGATTTTCAACTTTCCCGGTGCGAATGCCTTTGTGGGACGCCTTCCGCAGCagcctccacagctggaagcgTTCAAGACCTCTTCCA ATAACTTCCTGTACGAGGCAAAGATGATCGCTTCCAGTACCACCCCCGTCAGCGGGAACAGCCCGAAAATCCTGCTGACCACCGACGACAACTCATTCGACTACCGACGGAAGTCGTCCGGTGGGAGTACCCTGTTCACCCCTAGCGGTGGAGCACCGTCGGTGGCACCGGCCGAACCCCACATTTACGACTTTGACGAGAAGCGCTCCAGTGGGGATGGGTCGGTTGTGATAAG CGTTACATCCCCGACGGCGTACCAAATTCCCACGTCCAAGTCGTTTGGGTTGACCTCGCTGAACCTGGTGAACCTCCAGAACTCCGCCTATATCAGCAACCAGAACAACAACTTTAGTACCGGTAACAGCAGCCTAGTAGGTAGTGGTAACGTAGTGTCCAGTAGCTTTAGTGGTAACAGTAGTATCAAGCGGGGTAGCGACGCGCAGCTCATTAGCAATAGTACCAACAATGCCATTTACCGGCTAGCCCGGATCATCAACCAGACAACGAAAGCCCCGGCGCCGACGCCGACCACGCCCGGTGCCGGCATGACCAGTCTTCACCACCAGATCAACGACGACTCCGCGCGGAGGCTGTCCTGGGAGAG GCGGGACAAGGGCTGCAAGCCGATTCCGCGCTCGTCCAGCATCGACTCGATGGTGGACGCCGTGTGGAACGAGTTTCCGACGTCGGCACCGGGCAGCGCCCGTAACTCCGTCTCCAACCAGTCCAGCCAGTCGCAGTCTACGTCGAACGTTCCCTCGAATCTGAACATCTTCCTGAGCTCGAACCGGCGCGAAAGCATGCTCAGCCCGTCGTCGAACCGGCGGTCAAAACACCAGCGCGGAATATCCGGTGAGTAA